Part of the Haloarcula laminariae genome is shown below.
CGTCGGGCTCTTCACCGCCGCGATGATTGCCGTCGGCGAGGCGGTGGGGCGGCTCTTCGGCCACCGGGAGCCGATGCTGGGCGCGTTCGTCCTCGTCACCATCTTCCCCAACACCGGTAACTACGGCATCCCGCTCGCGGACTTCGCCTTCGGGCCGTCCGGGCGCAGCGTCGCGGTCCTGGTCACCGCTATCGAGGCCGTGTTGATGTACACTGTCGGCATCTACATCGCGGCCAGGGGCGGCGAGAACGCCCCGCTCACGGACATGAAGCGGGTGTTCGGCGTGCCGCTGGTGTACGCCGTCGTCGTCGCGCTGGCGGCCCGCTACGCGGGTGTCGTTCCGCCCGCGGACTCGGCGCTGATGCAGACCCTGGAGATGGCCGGCAACGCCTCGATTCCCGTGATGCTTCTCATCCTCGGGATTCAGCTGGCCGGCGTCAACCTTGAGGGGACGCTTCGGCCCGTGGCGGCCGCGGGCGCCCTGCGCTTGCTGCTCGCGCCGCTGGTCGCGAGCGCGGCGGTCCTGCTTGCCGGCGTCTCGAACCCGACTGTCGCCCGCACCGTCGTCCTCCTGCTGGCGACGCCGACCGGTGTGACGACCATCATCCTCGTCGGCGCGTTCAGCGGTATCGGCGACGGGCTGGCGCCCGGCGAGTTCACCAGCGCGACCGTCTTCGTCACGACGGTCCTCAGCGTCGTCACGGTGACCGGCCTCGTCGCGGCGCTGGAAGCGGGCTGGCTCGTCTAGTCGTCCGCGACGGCGGCCTCGGGGTCGGCTCGCGGGTCGGCGTCGCGCCAGGTGCCCCGGGTGAACCACGCGACGGCGATGACCGCGGCGACGACGTTCGAGACGCCGAAGGCAAGCCAGATACCCCGCTCGGCCAGCGAGAACGCCAGCGCGTCGACGACGGCCGTCCCGAGCGCGGCCGACACCGCAAACAGCGGGTCGGCCGCCCAGGCCGGCACGGCGACGGGGCGGGACATGACCCACGCGACGGGGAGCCGAACGACTCCTAGCATCGTCACCGCGAGCGCCGCCGCGGTGAGGGTCTTCCCGGCGCCGCGGAACCCGCCCGAGTAGGCCCGCACGATGCCGATGAAGCCGAACGTCGGGGCGACCCACTGGAGGAACTCGGCGCCGATACGGACCACCTCGGGGTCGTCGCTGAACACGCTGACGACCGCGGGCGCGGCGAAGATGGTGGCCACGCCCAGGACGGAGAGCAGGACGAAGGAGACCTTCGCGGCGAAGTGGTTCGCCGTCGCCGCCCGGTCCGGGTGGTCGGCCCCGAGGTTCTGGCCGGTCATCGTCTCGACGCCCCGGTCCATCGCGATGGCGGGCATGAACACGAGCGAGAACACGCGGATGCCGACGCCGAAGGCCGCGACGACCGTGACCGAGAACGTCCCGACGATAAAGAGCATCGCGTTGACCGACAGCGCGCGGCCGGTCCCCTCGATGGAGGCGGGGATGCCGATGGAGAGCAGCTTCTTCAGGTAGGTGAAATCGGGCACCATGTCCCGGAGGTTGACCTGGATGCCGCGGTCCCCGCGGAGCATGATGGCGATGCCGACGGCGAAGGCCAGCCCCCGCGAGAAGATGGTCGCGACGGCGGCCCCGACCACGCCCAGCTCGGGGAACGGCCCCCAGCCGAAGATGAGGAACGGGTCGATGACGATGTTCAGTATCACCGTCCCCAGCATGACGAGCATCGGCGTGATGGTGTCGCCGGCGCCCCGCATCAGCGCGATGAACACGAAGAAGCCAAACATCGTCGTCAGCCCCAGCGAGACCACCTGCAGGTAGCCCGTCGCTCCCGGGAGCACCTGCTGGGAGGCCCCGAGCACGCGCAGGAAGTCCTCGACGAAGAAGTAGCCGACCCCGCCCAGAACCAGTGAGCCGACGACTGCGAACGTGAGCGTCTGTGAGGCGACGTATTCGGCTTCGTCGTGCTCCTCGGCGCCGGTGTGTTGGGCCACGAGGACGCTCCCCGCCACCGACAGGCCCATCCCCAGCGAGATGAGCAGGAATATCATCGGGAACGCAAAGGAGATGGCCGCCAGCGCCTCTGTGCTGTACTGGCCGAGCCAGAAGGTGTCGGCGAGGTTGTAGGCGACCTGCAGGAGGTTCGTGATGACGATGGGGAAGGAGAGATACAGCAGCGGCTTCCCGATGGGGCCGCTGGTCAGCTCCAGCTCGTCCTGGCCCTTGAACAGGCCGTCAAGCCGCTCGACCAGGGCGCTGAGGCGTTCGCGGGCTGTCATGCCGACAGCTCCGCCGGGTCGGCGAGTAGGTTCGTCTCCACGTAGTCGGCGAGCATCCGCTGGCTACACTCGACCGGCCGGCCGGCGGTGACCCGCCGGGTCGACGTGCCGGTCAACACCGTCACGATGAACCCCGCGGTGTCGGCCGGGTCGATACCCGGGTCGAAGGTCCCGTCCGCGACGCCGGCCTCCAGAATCCCGGTCAGTTCGGCGACGAGGTGGTCGTCGAGCCGCCGCAGCCGCTCGCGAAATCCCTCTTCGTAGGGCGCCTGGGCGCGGATTTCGAGGACGGCCGTCTCGAACTCCTCGCGGTCGTCGTCGGGGTTTTCGAGCACCGCCTCGATGAGGGCCAGCAGCTCCTCGTGGGGGTCGTCGCCCTCGACGTCGTCCGTGAGCGCGACGAATCGGTCGTAGAGGTCATCGAGGAACGCACACAGCAGGTCATGTTTGCTGTCGTAGTGGTAGTGGAGCGCGGCTTTGCTCTTCGAGGACTCGTCGGCGATGTCCTGCATCGTCAGATCCGCATAGCCGTACGAACAGAGCGCGCGATAGGTCGCATGCATTATCTCCGTGGCGGCGTCTCCGTCACTCATTGTTCTCACTAACTGACTGGTCAGTCATGTACCCATTGATTCCCCGCGACCGCGGGCTCGGTCACGGACAGCGTCGCCGCTCTGTGGTCGGCGTCGTCCCCGGCCGGCGGCCGGCTCGCCCTATCGCATGTCGAGGTCGAACTGCTCGTGTTCGCTGGCGGTGTTCAACACGACGGAGGTGTTCGACTCGTTGATCTCGGGGTCGGTGAGCAGCTCCTTGATCTGTGCGTTCATCCCGTCGGTGTCGCTGAACTTGCCGACGGCGATGATGTCGTAGTCGCCGGTGACCTCGTACACCGATATCATCTGCTTGTGGTCTTTGAGGCTCTCGGTCACGTCGGGCAGGGACGACCCCTCGACCTTGAGCTGGATAATCGCCGTGACGTCGTAGCCCAGCGCGTCGTAGTCCACCTTCGGGGTGTAGCCGTTGATGATGCCCTCGTCCTCCAGGTCGGAGAGGTGGTTCGAGACGGTCGTCACCGACACGTCGAGGTCCTCGCCGAGGCTTCGCAGGCTGGCGCGGCCATCGCCCAACAGGGCATTCACTAACTTGCGGTCGAGATTTTCATACGTCATTACATCCACTCACGGTAGCGGGGGATTAGAATTTTACGAATGTCCAACTGCGGCCGAGCAGGCCGAAATCCTTGCGCATAACGGCAGGGTTTTAGTATTAGCAGTGTTCCTTCCCGGTGTCCAAGCATGACAAGCGAACTTTCCGCTGAGGCAGAGGAGGTACTCGACGAGATCGAAGAGAACAACGTCGATTTCCTGCGCCTTCAGTTCACGGACATCCTCGGTACAATCAAGAACGTCTCGATTACGGCCGAACAGGCCGAGAAAGCATTCACGGAGGGCATCTACTTCGACGGCTCCTCCATCAATGGTTTCGTCCGCATCCAGGAGTCCGACATGCGTCTGGACCCGGACCCGTCGACGTTCGAGATTCTGCCGTGGAGAGAGAACGTCGAGGGCGGTTCCAGCGCACGGCTCATCTGTGACGTCATCGACACCTCGACCGGCGAGCCGTTCTCGGGCGACCCGCGACGCGTCCTGAAAGACGCCGTCGCCCGCGCCGACGAGATGGGCTTCGACGTCAACGCCGCGCCCGAGCCGGAGTTCTTCCTGTTCGAGGAGGACGAAGACGGCCGCGCGACGACGAAGACCAACGACGCCGGCGGCTACTTCGACCTCGCGCCGAAGGACCTGGCCTCCGACGTGCGCCGTGACATCATCTACGGCCTCGAAGACATGGGCTTCGACATCGAAGCGTCCCACCACGAGGTCGCCCAGGGCCAGCACGAGATCAACTTCACCTACGACGACGCCCTGTCGACGGCCGACAACGTCGCCACCTTCCGGTCGGTCGTCCGCGCCATCGCGGCCGAGCACGACCTGCACGCGACGTTCATGCCGAAGCCGATTCCGCGCATCAACGGCTCGGGCATGCACACCCACATCTCGCTGTTCCAGGACGGCGAGAACGCCTTCTACGACGAGGACGGCCAGTTCGGCCTCTCGGAGACGGCACAGAGCTTCATCGCCGGTATCCTCGACCACGCGCCCGCCATCGCGGCTGTCACGAACCCGACGGTGAACTCCTACAAGCGACTGGTCCCCGGCTACGAGGCGCCCGTCTACGTCGCCTGGTCCGACCGGAACCGCTCGGCGCTCATCCGCAAGCCGGCCGCCCGCACGCCGGCCGCCGCGCGTATCGAGGCCCGCTTCCCCGACCCGTCCTGTAACCCGTATCTGGCCTTCGCGGCGCTCATCCACGCCGGGCTGGACGGTATCGAGCGTGACCTCGACTGCGACGACCCCGTCCGCGAGAACATCTACGAGTTCGACGAGGAGAAACGCGAGGACTACGGCATCGAGACGCTGCCGACGAACCTCGGCGAGGCCATCGACGAACTCGAAGAGGACGAGGTCATCAGCGACGCGCTGGGCGAGCACGTCTACGAGAACTTCGTCGAGGCGAAGCGCCAGGAGTACAAGGACTACCTCGTCGACGTCTCCCAGTGGGAGCTCGACCAGTACCTCGAGACGTTCTAACGCGGCAAACTCACGCCTTTTTTGCGACGCGCTCGCCGACCAGCGGCAGCGCCAGCGCCCCCGCCGTCCCGACGGCGACGAGACCGCCCACCACCGGGTCCGGCGGCCCGACCAGTACGACGCCGGCGGCGATAGCGCCCAGCCAGACGGCCCCCAGTACCGACGTGACTGCCCCACCACGGCGGGTCGGCTCCGGGACTGGCTCTAGGACCGTCCACGCGACCAGCCCGCCCACGCCGAGCCCGA
Proteins encoded:
- a CDS encoding AEC family transporter, encoding MSLLGIFGTAILPIVAVAGVGYALGRFKGVDADALNTVTVYVLAPALVIHSLATSELAGGTILAVAGAVGLFTAAMIAVGEAVGRLFGHREPMLGAFVLVTIFPNTGNYGIPLADFAFGPSGRSVAVLVTAIEAVLMYTVGIYIAARGGENAPLTDMKRVFGVPLVYAVVVALAARYAGVVPPADSALMQTLEMAGNASIPVMLLILGIQLAGVNLEGTLRPVAAAGALRLLLAPLVASAAVLLAGVSNPTVARTVVLLLATPTGVTTIILVGAFSGIGDGLAPGEFTSATVFVTTVLSVVTVTGLVAALEAGWLV
- a CDS encoding MATE family efflux transporter; the protein is MTARERLSALVERLDGLFKGQDELELTSGPIGKPLLYLSFPIVITNLLQVAYNLADTFWLGQYSTEALAAISFAFPMIFLLISLGMGLSVAGSVLVAQHTGAEEHDEAEYVASQTLTFAVVGSLVLGGVGYFFVEDFLRVLGASQQVLPGATGYLQVVSLGLTTMFGFFVFIALMRGAGDTITPMLVMLGTVILNIVIDPFLIFGWGPFPELGVVGAAVATIFSRGLAFAVGIAIMLRGDRGIQVNLRDMVPDFTYLKKLLSIGIPASIEGTGRALSVNAMLFIVGTFSVTVVAAFGVGIRVFSLVFMPAIAMDRGVETMTGQNLGADHPDRAATANHFAAKVSFVLLSVLGVATIFAAPAVVSVFSDDPEVVRIGAEFLQWVAPTFGFIGIVRAYSGGFRGAGKTLTAAALAVTMLGVVRLPVAWVMSRPVAVPAWAADPLFAVSAALGTAVVDALAFSLAERGIWLAFGVSNVVAAVIAVAWFTRGTWRDADPRADPEAAVADD
- the lrp gene encoding HTH-type transcriptional regulator Lrp, encoding MTYENLDRKLVNALLGDGRASLRSLGEDLDVSVTTVSNHLSDLEDEGIINGYTPKVDYDALGYDVTAIIQLKVEGSSLPDVTESLKDHKQMISVYEVTGDYDIIAVGKFSDTDGMNAQIKELLTDPEINESNTSVVLNTASEHEQFDLDMR
- the glnA gene encoding type I glutamate--ammonia ligase, yielding MTSELSAEAEEVLDEIEENNVDFLRLQFTDILGTIKNVSITAEQAEKAFTEGIYFDGSSINGFVRIQESDMRLDPDPSTFEILPWRENVEGGSSARLICDVIDTSTGEPFSGDPRRVLKDAVARADEMGFDVNAAPEPEFFLFEEDEDGRATTKTNDAGGYFDLAPKDLASDVRRDIIYGLEDMGFDIEASHHEVAQGQHEINFTYDDALSTADNVATFRSVVRAIAAEHDLHATFMPKPIPRINGSGMHTHISLFQDGENAFYDEDGQFGLSETAQSFIAGILDHAPAIAAVTNPTVNSYKRLVPGYEAPVYVAWSDRNRSALIRKPAARTPAAARIEARFPDPSCNPYLAFAALIHAGLDGIERDLDCDDPVRENIYEFDEEKREDYGIETLPTNLGEAIDELEEDEVISDALGEHVYENFVEAKRQEYKDYLVDVSQWELDQYLETF
- a CDS encoding TetR/AcrR family transcriptional regulator; translation: MSDGDAATEIMHATYRALCSYGYADLTMQDIADESSKSKAALHYHYDSKHDLLCAFLDDLYDRFVALTDDVEGDDPHEELLALIEAVLENPDDDREEFETAVLEIRAQAPYEEGFRERLRRLDDHLVAELTGILEAGVADGTFDPGIDPADTAGFIVTVLTGTSTRRVTAGRPVECSQRMLADYVETNLLADPAELSA